One Streptomyces formicae genomic window, CACCCTTCGGCTTGCCGGTAAACGATGGTGGTTTGGCCCACGACGATCCGCGAACCGTCGCGGAGCGTAGCGCGGGTGGTGTGCTGCCCGTCTACCACGATGCCGTTGGTAGACCCGAGATCCTGGATCGTCGAGGGCGTTCCGGTCCGGATCTCACAGTGCCGACGCGATACGCCGGGGTCGTCGATCCGCACATCGGCGTCGGTGCTGCGACCCAGCACCAGCGTCGGGCGGGAGATCTGATGGCGATTGCCGTTGATCTCGATCCAGCGCCGCACTTGGGCGCCCGGCAGTGCTCCGGCGCCCGGGCTCTGGGGCCTGCTCGGTGCAGGGGACTGGCCGCCGGGACGACCGCCGCCGGGTGGCGGCGCGCTCGGCATGGGAGGTGCGCCGGCGCCACCGGGAGCTCCGGAGGGCGGCTGCGGGTAGCCGTAGCCGCCGCCCGCGCCACTCGCGCCGCCTGCGCCGCCGCCCGCGCCCCGACCGGGTCCGGCAGGGCCACCGGGGCCCGCGGGAGCTTGGTCGGGCCCCTGGGAGGAGCTGGAGGCGAGCGTGCGGCTGCGCACCCGGTACAGGCCGGTATCGAGGTCCTCGGCCTTCTCCAGGTGGACCTTGATGGGGCCCATGAAGCTGTACCGCTGCTGCTTGGCGTAGTCGCGGACCATGCCGGAGAGCTCGTCCCCGAGCTGGCCCGAATACGGGCTCAGGCGCTCGAAGTCGGGCGCGCTGAGCTCGACGATGAAGTCGTTGGGGACGACGGTCCGCTCGCGGTTCCAGATCGTCGCGTTGTTGTCGCACTCGCGCTGGAGGGCGCCGGCGATCTCGACGGGCTG contains:
- a CDS encoding FhaA domain-containing protein, producing the protein MGVLKKFEQRLEGLVNGTFAKVFKSEVQPVEIAGALQRECDNNATIWNRERTVVPNDFIVELSAPDFERLSPYSGQLGDELSGMVRDYAKQQRYSFMGPIKVHLEKAEDLDTGLYRVRSRTLASSSSQGPDQAPAGPGGPAGPGRGAGGGAGGASGAGGGYGYPQPPSGAPGGAGAPPMPSAPPPGGGRPGGQSPAPSRPQSPGAGALPGAQVRRWIEINGNRHQISRPTLVLGRSTDADVRIDDPGVSRRHCEIRTGTPSTIQDLGSTNGIVVDGQHTTRATLRDGSRIVVGQTTIVYRQAEG